The following proteins are encoded in a genomic region of Ostrea edulis chromosome 7, xbOstEdul1.1, whole genome shotgun sequence:
- the LOC125654337 gene encoding uncharacterized protein LOC125654337 — MDPRHSAQDVVRCDLCETAIVQMYCDFCHVNLCFACIGKHIADDYDKHKVVPFQNRKSTLVYPKCSTHQNKVCEFHCKECDIFVCSLCNDNLLSSDKHKGHTFSILSEIYNERKVDITKDSEEIENIISPTYEEMATDLKTQITNLDGEYVKFTTVVTKHGEEWHKEIDNVINKIKNEIEEMKIKHLEILKKHLDEIKQIQSLIEQSLITLKEMEESNEVSVTMEYRSKNKEFRKLPPKVRVSLPTFSPNTIDSEQLYKSLGFLIPLSFTTDENGYTLKKAETSPKELMDEPELVTTINTGYKNLHSVACLSEEEFWISALLSDMKCFNVQGTVINTIKTKSGKCPRDIAVTSDGDLVYCDRITKTVNKVKSGQTEEVIRLQGWIPIQLCVTSSGDLLVTMYSDDKTQCKIVRYSGSTEKQTIQYDDEGKPLYSGNAIIKYISENRNLDICVADNGAGAVVVVDQAGKLRFKYTGHSSTTKKKAFIPRGITTDSQSQILTVDRDNHCIHILDQNGQFLRYIDNCDLKYSYGLCVDKSDNLFVAECYSGNVKKIKYLQ, encoded by the coding sequence ATGGACCCCCGCCACAGTGCTCAAGATGTCGTCCGATGTGACCTTTGTGAGACAGCTATAGTACAGATGTACTGTGATTTCTGCCACGTCAACCTGTGCTTTGCCTGTATAGGAAAACACATTGCTGATGACTATGACAAACACAAAGTTGTCCCATTCCAAAATCGAAAATCAACCTTGGTATATCCAAAGTGTAGTACACATCAAAATAAGGTCTGTGAATTTCATTGCAAGGAATGTGACATCTTTGTCTGTTCATTGTGTAATGATAATCTGTTGTCCTCTGATAAACATAAGGGTCATACATTTTCAATTCTTTCTGAAATCTACAATGAAAGAAAAGTAGACATTACAAAAGATTCAGAGGAGATAGAAAACATTATTTCTCCAACATATGAAGAAATGGCCACTGATTTAAAAACTCAGATAACCAACTTGGATGGAGaatatgtgaaattcacaacaGTAGTTACAAAACATGGAGAGGAATGGCACAAAGAAATTGACAATGTCatcaacaaaatcaaaaatgaaatagaagagATGAAAATCAAACACCTGGAAATTCTAAAGAAACATTTGGATGAAATCAAGCAGATACAGTCCCTTATTGAGCAATCACTGATTACTCTGAAAGAAATGGAGGAATCCAATGAAGTGTCTGTGACCATGGAATACAGATCcaaaaacaaagaattcagAAAACTTCCTCCCAAAGTCCGAGTCTCACTGCCTACATTTAGTCCAAACACGATAGACAGTGAACAGCTTTACAAGTCACTGGGATTTTTGATACCATTATCATTTACCACAGATGAAAATGGCTACACACTGAAGAAAGCAGAAACCTCACCCAAAGAACTGATGGATGAACCAGAGCTTGTCACTACAATAAATACTGGGTATAAAAACCTCCACAGTGTTGCCTGTCTGAGTGAAGAAGAATTCTGGATAAGTGCATTACTCAGTGATATGAAATGCTTTAATGTTCAAGGTACAGTTATCAatacaatcaaaacaaaatcagGGAAATGCCCACGTGATATAGCAGTGACAAGTGATGGTGATCTAGTGTACTGTGATAGGATAACAAAGACTGTGAATAAAGTGAAGAGTGGACAGACAGAGGAGGTGATCAGACTACAGGGCTGGATACCCATCCAACTCTGTGTCACCTCCTCTggtgatctcctggttaccatgtaCAGTGATGATAAAACACAATGCAAAATTGTCCGTTATTCGGgttccacagagaaacaaacaatCCAGTATGATGATGAGGGTAAGCCTCTATATTCAGGAAATGCTATAATTAAATACATCAGTGAGAACAgaaacctggatatctgtgtggctgacaaTGGAGCtggtgcagtagtggtggtcgaTCAGGCTGGAAAACTCCGATTCAAATACACTGGTCATTCTTCTACTACCAAAAAGAAAGCATTCATACCCCGGGGAATCACAACAGACAGTCAGAGTCAGATCCTGACAGTGGACCGCGATAACCACTGTATCCACATCTTGGACCAGAATGGACAGTTCCTCCGCTATATAGATAACTGTGATCTGAAGTATTCAtacggtttatgtgtggacaaaAGTGACAACTTGTTTGTTGCTGAGTGTTATAGTGGAAAtgtgaagaaaatcaaatatctACAATAA
- the LOC125654347 gene encoding PI-PLC X domain-containing protein 3-like, with translation MDVSDTQPGKCGKDWMSQLPRHLQTVPLNKLAIPGSHNSFSYSLDPLSQVAPDQPREIQAVVHMFGAPGRDVIHRWSVTQTLTVEQQLNSGIRYFDIRISRHTGSGKVCFIHGLHGADVIPCLEDMKKFLSNHPKEIVILDFNHLYEMEAGHHASLLQAITEIFGNKICPFLNMECLSLEMLWESELQVIILYHNEAVSENPFFWSGSFIKSPYTNSTDISHLLSFLDKHKKENDDPERFFCWQGILTPCAQTIISHFSGSLKDVLASKLAPFFVTWVKNGKSINCKHGIFIMDFVEMADFISCVIDLNY, from the exons ATGGATGTGTCTGACACTCAACCAGGAAAGTGTGGAAAAGATTGGATGAGCCAGCTACCACGTCATTTGCAGACAGTGCCACTTAACAAACTTGCAATTCCAG GATCTCATAATTCCTTCTCCTACAGTTTGGATCCACTGTCACAGGTAGCCCCAGACCAGCCAAGGGAAATCCAAGCGGTTGTCCACATGTTTGGAGCACCCGGACGTGACGTCATTCATCGTTGGTCTGTAACACAAACCCTGACGGTGGAACAGCAGCTGAACTCTGGAATTCGATATTTTGATATTCGTATTTCTCGACACACTGGGTCTGGAAAAGTATGTTTTATTCATGGACTTCATGGGGCAGATGTCATCCCTTGTTTGGAAGACATGAAGAAATTCCTTAGCAATCATCCTAAAGAAATTGTGATTTTAGATTTCAATCATCTGTATGAAATGGAGGCAGGCCATCATGCGTCTTTGCTTCAGGCCATAACCGAGATATTTGGAAACAAGATATGCCCGTTTTTGAACATGGAGTGCTTAAGCCTTGAAATGCTCTGGGAGAGTGAACTTCAAGTTATCATTTTATACCATAATGAGGCAGTATCTGAAAACCCGTTTTTCTGGTCTGGGTCATTTATTAAGTCACCATATACTAATTCAACGGACATTTCTcatcttttatcatttttggacaaacacaaaaaagaaaatgacgACCCGGAACGATTCTTCTGTTGGCAAGGGATACTGACACCGTGCGCTCAGACAATCATTTCTCATTTCTCCGGAAGCTTAAAAGATGTGCTGGCCTCGAAGTTAGCGCCATTTTTTGTCACGTGGGTGAAAAATGGTAAAAGCATAAACTGTAAGCATGGTATCTTCATCATGGACTTTGTTGAGATGGCAGACTTCATTTCCTGTGTGATCGATCTCAATTATTGA